Proteins from a single region of Microbacterium sp. zg-Y818:
- a CDS encoding aldose 1-epimerase family protein, translated as MAHIPASGIQHTLRHGRCEAVIASVGASLRSFTHTGRHLVVPFDADEVRPAYRGATLAPWPNRVVDGRYAFGGEERRLPLTEPDRGHALHGLAAWLEFDAVDKGSDHVTLAATIEPQTGYPWRVRVTTTFALGDDGLTQTVRAQNLSADAAPFGTGPHPYLVAGEGTVDDWTLELPASEVLSVTPDRLIPTALGPVDEAFDFRTPRQIGATEIDHAFTALAAEADGITAVRVTDAAGQGVGIAWDAACPWVQVHTADLPGGPAQPGHRGGLAVEPMTCAPDAFNAPRYDFDTGLLVIEPGATAEASWRIFAI; from the coding sequence ATGGCGCACATCCCGGCATCCGGCATCCAGCACACCCTCCGTCACGGCCGCTGCGAGGCGGTCATCGCCAGCGTCGGCGCATCGCTGCGGTCGTTCACGCACACCGGCCGGCACCTCGTGGTGCCCTTCGACGCCGACGAGGTGCGCCCGGCGTACCGCGGCGCGACCCTCGCCCCCTGGCCGAACCGGGTCGTCGACGGGAGGTACGCGTTCGGTGGTGAAGAGCGCCGGCTGCCCCTGACCGAACCCGACCGTGGGCATGCCCTGCACGGGCTGGCGGCCTGGCTCGAGTTCGACGCCGTCGACAAGGGCTCAGACCACGTCACGCTCGCCGCGACCATCGAGCCGCAGACGGGCTACCCCTGGCGGGTGCGGGTGACCACCACGTTCGCCCTCGGTGACGACGGGCTCACCCAGACGGTGCGGGCCCAGAACCTGTCGGCCGATGCCGCGCCGTTCGGCACGGGCCCCCACCCCTACCTCGTGGCGGGGGAGGGCACGGTCGACGACTGGACGCTCGAGCTTCCGGCATCCGAGGTGCTCTCGGTCACGCCCGACCGGTTGATCCCGACGGCGCTCGGACCCGTGGACGAGGCGTTCGACTTCCGCACGCCGCGGCAGATCGGCGCGACCGAGATCGACCACGCGTTCACCGCTCTTGCGGCGGAAGCCGACGGCATCACCGCCGTGCGGGTGACCGATGCGGCCGGGCAGGGTGTCGGCATCGCGTGGGACGCCGCCTGCCCGTGGGTGCAGGTGCACACCGCCGATCTGCCCGGCGGGCCCGCGCAGCCGGGGCACCGCGGCGGCCTCGCGGTCGAGCCCATGACGTGCGCCCCCGACGCCTTCAACGCCCCCCGCTACGACTTCGACACGGGCCTGCTGGTGATCGAGCCGGGGGCCACGGCCGAGGCGAGCTGGCGCATCTTCGCGATCTGA
- a CDS encoding Hsp20/alpha crystallin family protein encodes MANYDPLRDLERFASNLMDPARRGPRQMPMDLYREGDHYVLEADLPGIDPGSVDIDVDGQLLTIRAERTINVGEGVKWITREREAGSFLRQLSLGQGLDTERIAATYRNGVLSVKIPVSEKAKPRKVEVTTEDSGPSLKVSESGQGQ; translated from the coding sequence ATGGCGAATTATGACCCGCTCCGTGACCTGGAGCGTTTCGCGAGCAACCTGATGGACCCCGCCCGCCGCGGTCCGCGACAGATGCCGATGGACCTTTACCGCGAGGGTGACCACTACGTGCTCGAGGCCGACCTGCCGGGCATCGACCCGGGCTCGGTCGACATCGACGTCGACGGCCAGCTGCTGACCATCCGTGCCGAGCGCACGATCAACGTCGGCGAGGGCGTCAAGTGGATCACCCGCGAGCGCGAGGCCGGCAGCTTCCTGCGCCAGCTGAGCCTCGGGCAGGGGCTCGACACCGAGCGCATCGCCGCGACCTACCGCAACGGCGTTCTCAGCGTGAAGATCCCCGTCAGCGAGAAGGCAAAGCCCCGCAAGGTCGAGGTGACCACCGAGGACTCCGGTCCCTCGCTCAAGGTGAGCGAGTCCGGCCAGGGTCAGTAG
- a CDS encoding asparagine synthase produces the protein MALRKKPKQDDIVAEGLYIASAATRLALKNRILVDILTGAEGFEASRFIPDARETLLSLAAEAEADADRAEKERKAAKGRHTDSDGTHDYRSRDVRNLRKRRNQSLHIAQALRERAEDPEELVKLVDDARDAAWSEVAKNIDRSLRIEAARPDLEPDYDKMRLARMQALRMVDLPKLRAHRRAASHAAAERAGAEPDSDPDGRAAAGG, from the coding sequence GTGGCGCTGCGAAAGAAGCCGAAGCAGGACGACATCGTCGCCGAGGGTCTGTACATCGCCTCTGCGGCGACGCGGCTGGCGTTGAAGAACCGCATCCTCGTCGACATCCTCACCGGGGCCGAAGGGTTCGAGGCCTCCCGGTTCATCCCCGATGCCCGTGAGACGCTGCTGAGCCTCGCCGCCGAGGCGGAAGCCGACGCCGATCGCGCGGAGAAGGAGCGCAAAGCGGCCAAGGGGCGCCACACCGACTCGGACGGCACGCACGACTACCGCAGCCGCGACGTGCGCAACCTGCGCAAGCGGCGCAACCAGTCGCTGCACATCGCACAGGCCCTGCGCGAGCGCGCCGAAGACCCCGAAGAGCTGGTCAAGCTCGTCGACGACGCCCGGGATGCCGCCTGGTCGGAAGTGGCCAAGAACATCGACCGGTCGCTGCGGATCGAGGCGGCCAGGCCGGACCTGGAGCCGGACTACGACAAGATGCGCCTCGCGCGTATGCAGGCGCTGCGCATGGTGGATCTCCCCAAGCTCCGCGCGCACCGCCGGGCGGCGAGCCACGCCGCTGCAGAGCGTGCCGGCGCCGAGCCCGACTCCGACCCCGACGGGAGAGCCGCGGCGGGCGGCTGA
- a CDS encoding L-serine ammonia-lyase, iron-sulfur-dependent, subunit alpha has product MSAYVSAFELFSIGVGPSSSHTVGPMRAGRDFAARLREAGALSSVARVTCTLFGSLGATGIGHGTPDAVVAGLQGHTPESVHPDTVRRAWTEWPPDAALRLDGTHPVPFAKEHVTFLPRTRLPGHPNAMTLTAMDAAGATVAEETYYSVGGGFIRREGEQARVATRPFPLDYSSAAELLALCDERGITIAEAARLNEQALRDEADVAAGLDAIWDAMAACVEAGLRADGVLPGMLKVKRRAGMIRAQLDDAEAEGRRELPGEWLGAFALAVNEENASGGRVVTAPTNGAAGILPAVGMYWWRFLADSGLGSGNAVTPYGELVGSALLGYHAPTGAIAAAAPADDGPAMADANRRRGIRRFLLTATALGSLFKANASISGAEGGCQAEVGSACAMAAAGLTAVMGGTNRQIENAAEIAMEHHLGLTCDPVGGLVQIPCIERNAIAASTAVTASRLALRGDGTHYVSLDAVVETMRQTGIDMSTKYKETSEGGLAVNVIEC; this is encoded by the coding sequence GTGAGCGCGTACGTCTCGGCGTTCGAGTTGTTCTCCATCGGTGTAGGACCCTCGAGCTCCCATACAGTCGGTCCCATGCGGGCGGGCCGTGATTTCGCTGCCCGCCTGCGCGAGGCGGGTGCCCTGTCGAGCGTCGCGCGCGTGACCTGCACCCTCTTCGGGTCGCTCGGCGCCACCGGCATCGGCCACGGCACTCCCGACGCGGTCGTCGCGGGGCTGCAGGGCCACACCCCCGAGAGCGTCCACCCCGACACGGTGCGCCGCGCCTGGACCGAGTGGCCCCCGGATGCCGCGCTGCGGCTGGACGGCACGCACCCGGTGCCGTTCGCCAAGGAGCACGTCACGTTCCTCCCGCGCACCCGCCTGCCGGGGCACCCGAACGCCATGACCCTGACGGCGATGGATGCCGCCGGTGCCACGGTGGCGGAGGAGACGTACTACTCCGTCGGCGGCGGCTTCATCCGCCGCGAGGGTGAGCAAGCTCGGGTCGCCACGCGCCCGTTCCCCCTCGACTACTCCAGTGCCGCAGAGCTGCTGGCGCTGTGCGACGAGCGCGGCATCACGATCGCCGAGGCCGCGCGGCTCAACGAGCAGGCGCTGCGCGACGAGGCCGACGTCGCGGCCGGGCTCGACGCGATCTGGGACGCGATGGCGGCGTGCGTCGAGGCGGGGCTGCGGGCCGACGGCGTGCTGCCGGGCATGCTCAAGGTCAAGCGTCGCGCCGGCATGATCCGCGCCCAGCTCGACGACGCCGAAGCCGAGGGTCGCCGCGAGCTCCCGGGGGAGTGGCTGGGGGCGTTCGCGCTCGCCGTCAACGAGGAGAACGCCTCGGGCGGTCGAGTCGTCACCGCCCCGACCAACGGCGCGGCCGGCATCCTCCCCGCCGTCGGCATGTACTGGTGGCGGTTCCTCGCCGACTCGGGCCTGGGCTCGGGTAACGCCGTCACCCCCTACGGCGAACTGGTCGGCAGCGCCCTGCTCGGCTACCACGCGCCGACAGGAGCGATCGCCGCGGCCGCCCCGGCGGACGACGGCCCGGCGATGGCCGACGCGAACCGTCGCCGTGGCATCCGCCGGTTCCTCCTCACCGCCACCGCCCTCGGGTCCCTCTTCAAGGCGAACGCGTCGATCTCGGGCGCCGAAGGCGGATGCCAAGCCGAAGTGGGGTCGGCGTGCGCCATGGCCGCCGCCGGACTCACGGCCGTCATGGGCGGCACCAATCGGCAGATCGAGAACGCCGCCGAGATCGCGATGGAACACCACCTGGGCCTCACCTGCGACCCCGTCGGCGGGCTCGTGCAGATCCCCTGCATCGAGCGCAACGCCATCGCCGCCTCGACCGCCGTCACCGCCTCGCGGCTGGCGCTGCGCGGCGACGGAACGCACTACGTCTCGCTCGACGCGGTGGTTGAGACGATGCGGCAGACCGGCATCGACATGTCGACGAAGTACAAGGAGACCAGCGAAGGCGGGCTCGCCGTCAACGTCATCGAGTGCTGA